A window of Longispora fulva contains these coding sequences:
- a CDS encoding DEAD/DEAH box helicase: MTSPAERYGDFRRRAAYPALNDFLGGLDFELDDFQIEACEAVERGTGVLVCAPTGAGKTVVGEFAVFQALREGRKCFYTTPIKALSNQKYNDLVAVHGVDKVGLLTGDNAINGDAPVVVMTTEVLRNMLYAQSQTLDTLSYVVMDEVHYLADRFRGAVWEEVIIHLPPSVSLISLSATVSNAEEFADWLVTVRGETKIVVSEHRPVPLWQHMLVGKRMFDLFHDQEAASKHEVHPELLRRTRDLLRQIGWDERGRRGRSGRDLIAGRVDVIERLDREGLLPAIVFIFSRAGCDAAVQQCLRSGLRLTDPDDRREIRRIVESRTAQLPHEDLNVLGYYEWLEGLERGLAAHHAGMLPVFKEVVEELFVRGLVKAVFATETLALGINMPARSVVLEKLVKFNGEAHVDLTPGEYTQLTGRAGRRGIDVEGHAVVLWSPETDPRHVAGLASTRTYPLKSSFRPSYNMAVNLVASVGPERARELLASSFAQFQADRSVVGASRQVVRNEEGLAAMDADMECHLGDFHEYFALRVAIADRERGLARESASTRRANAAASVARLKAGDIIKVPTGRRAGLAIVIDPGVGAFGDPKPLIVTEDRWAGRIPATDFTSPVEPLGHIRVPKHFNPRSPQDRRDLVSSLRNVEISPSARRGARRARSGAADDRQLDELRRAMRRHPCHECPEREDHARWAERRERLHKETQTLRDKVENRTGSLTRTFDRVCGLLTDRGYLSPDGQVTKAGRTLSRIWAETDLLVAECLRRGVWDGLSPSELAAAASILVYEARRDTDDRASVPRGPVGDAVEETLRLWGEVESDEAARGLQLTREPDLGFVWPVYRWARGEALPKVLSSVHGLDTEMPAGDFVRWCRQVIDLLGQLAEASGDTPLRDTARQAMDDMRRGVLAYSSLA, encoded by the coding sequence ATGACAAGCCCCGCCGAACGGTACGGTGACTTCCGCAGGCGGGCCGCCTACCCCGCCCTGAACGACTTCCTCGGCGGCCTCGACTTCGAACTGGACGATTTCCAGATCGAGGCGTGCGAGGCCGTGGAGCGGGGCACCGGCGTGCTGGTGTGCGCGCCCACCGGGGCCGGCAAGACCGTGGTGGGCGAGTTCGCGGTGTTCCAGGCGCTGCGCGAGGGCCGCAAGTGCTTCTACACGACGCCGATCAAGGCTCTGTCCAACCAGAAGTACAACGATCTGGTCGCGGTGCACGGGGTCGACAAGGTCGGCCTGCTCACCGGGGACAACGCCATCAACGGCGACGCGCCGGTGGTCGTGATGACCACCGAGGTGCTGCGCAACATGCTCTACGCGCAGTCGCAGACCCTCGACACGCTGTCGTATGTGGTCATGGACGAGGTGCACTACCTCGCCGACCGGTTCCGGGGCGCGGTCTGGGAGGAGGTGATCATCCACCTGCCACCGTCGGTGTCGCTGATCTCGCTGTCGGCCACCGTCTCCAACGCGGAGGAGTTCGCCGACTGGCTGGTCACGGTGCGCGGCGAGACCAAGATCGTGGTCAGTGAGCACCGGCCGGTGCCGCTGTGGCAGCACATGCTCGTCGGCAAGCGGATGTTCGACCTGTTCCACGACCAGGAGGCGGCCAGCAAGCACGAGGTGCACCCGGAGCTGCTCCGGCGCACCCGGGACCTGCTCCGCCAGATCGGCTGGGACGAGCGCGGCCGGCGCGGCCGGTCCGGCCGGGACCTGATCGCCGGGCGGGTCGACGTCATCGAGCGCCTCGACCGCGAGGGCCTGCTGCCGGCGATCGTGTTCATCTTCAGCCGGGCCGGATGCGACGCCGCCGTGCAGCAGTGCCTGCGGTCCGGGCTGCGGCTGACCGACCCCGACGACCGCCGCGAGATCCGCCGGATCGTGGAGAGCCGCACCGCGCAGCTGCCGCACGAGGACCTCAACGTCCTCGGGTACTACGAGTGGCTCGAGGGCCTCGAGCGCGGCCTCGCCGCCCACCACGCCGGCATGCTCCCCGTCTTCAAGGAGGTCGTGGAGGAGCTGTTCGTCCGGGGCCTGGTCAAGGCAGTGTTCGCCACCGAGACCCTGGCGCTGGGCATCAACATGCCGGCCCGGTCCGTGGTGCTGGAGAAGCTGGTCAAGTTCAACGGCGAGGCCCATGTCGACCTGACCCCGGGGGAGTACACGCAGCTCACCGGGCGGGCCGGGCGGCGCGGGATCGACGTGGAGGGCCACGCCGTCGTGCTGTGGTCCCCGGAGACCGACCCCCGGCACGTGGCCGGCCTGGCGTCGACGCGCACGTACCCGCTGAAGTCCAGTTTCCGGCCCTCCTACAACATGGCCGTCAACCTCGTCGCCAGCGTCGGCCCCGAGCGGGCCCGCGAGCTGCTGGCCTCCTCCTTCGCGCAGTTCCAGGCCGACCGGTCCGTGGTGGGCGCGTCCCGCCAGGTCGTGCGCAACGAGGAGGGCCTGGCGGCGATGGACGCCGACATGGAGTGCCACCTCGGCGACTTCCACGAGTACTTCGCGCTCCGGGTCGCCATCGCCGACCGGGAGCGCGGGCTGGCCCGCGAGTCGGCCAGTACCCGCCGGGCCAACGCCGCCGCCTCCGTGGCCCGCCTCAAGGCCGGCGACATCATCAAGGTGCCGACCGGCCGGCGCGCCGGGCTGGCCATCGTCATCGACCCGGGGGTGGGCGCGTTCGGCGACCCCAAGCCGCTGATCGTCACCGAGGACCGCTGGGCCGGCCGGATCCCGGCCACCGACTTCACGTCGCCCGTCGAGCCGCTGGGCCACATCAGGGTGCCGAAGCACTTCAACCCCCGGTCCCCACAGGACCGTCGCGACCTGGTCTCGAGCCTGCGCAACGTCGAGATCTCGCCGTCGGCGCGCCGGGGGGCGCGCCGGGCCCGGTCCGGTGCCGCCGACGACCGCCAGCTCGACGAGCTGCGCCGCGCGATGCGCCGGCACCCGTGCCACGAGTGCCCGGAACGCGAGGACCACGCCCGCTGGGCGGAGCGCCGCGAGCGGCTGCACAAGGAGACCCAGACCCTGCGCGACAAGGTGGAGAACCGGACCGGCTCGCTGACCCGGACCTTCGACCGGGTCTGCGGGCTGCTCACCGACCGGGGCTACCTCAGCCCCGACGGGCAGGTCACCAAGGCCGGCCGCACCCTGTCGCGGATCTGGGCCGAGACCGACCTGCTCGTCGCCGAGTGCCTGCGGCGCGGAGTGTGGGACGGGCTGTCGCCGTCGGAGCTCGCCGCCGCCGCGTCCATTCTGGTGTACGAGGCCCGCCGCGACACCGACGACCGTGCCTCCGTGCCCCGGGGCCCGGTCGGCGACGCCGTGGAGGAGACCCTGCGGCTGTGGGGCGAGGTCGAGTCCGACGAGGCGGCGCGCGGCCTGCAGCTCACCCGCGAGCCGGACCTGGGCTTCGTCTGGCCCGTGTACCGGTGGGCGCGCGGCGAGGCCCTGCCGAAGGTGCTCTCCAGCGTGCACGGCCTCGATACGGAGATGCCGGCCGGGGACTTCGTGCGCTGGTGCCGACAGGTGATCGACCTGTTGGGACAGTTGGCGGAGGCGTCGGGGGACACGCCGCTGCGGGACACCGCGCGGCAGGCGATGGACGACATGCGGCGGGGTGTGCTGGCGTACTCGTCGCTGGCGTAG
- a CDS encoding HAD family hydrolase, with protein MVQSVTQTEHPPSPRRPVEAVLVDFHGTLAQVEDATTWLAAAAQACGTTLEGPRATILLDRLLTAGRAGGPMPARIPPQLAEVWAERDLYPHAHRAAYAGLAATVQSPIEGLADALYDRVLLADGWVPYADTVTVLSALKDAGIPTALVSNIGFDLRPICEALGFGHLITEWVLSYELGRCKPEKAVFTHACTLLGVPEDRALMVGDSPADGAAVAAGLQTLLLPASPPGAVHGLSAILDLVS; from the coding sequence ATGGTGCAGAGCGTGACGCAGACAGAGCACCCCCCGAGTCCGCGCCGCCCGGTGGAGGCGGTTCTCGTCGACTTCCACGGCACGCTCGCCCAGGTGGAGGACGCCACGACCTGGCTCGCCGCCGCCGCGCAGGCCTGCGGCACCACCCTCGAGGGCCCCCGGGCCACGATCCTGCTCGACCGGCTGCTCACCGCCGGCCGGGCCGGTGGCCCCATGCCGGCCCGGATCCCCCCGCAGCTCGCCGAGGTGTGGGCCGAACGCGACCTGTACCCGCACGCGCACCGCGCCGCCTACGCCGGCCTGGCCGCCACGGTGCAGTCCCCGATCGAGGGCCTGGCCGACGCGCTCTACGACCGGGTCCTGCTGGCCGACGGCTGGGTCCCCTACGCCGACACCGTCACCGTGCTCAGCGCCCTCAAGGACGCCGGCATCCCGACGGCGCTGGTGTCCAACATCGGCTTCGACCTCCGGCCGATCTGCGAGGCGCTCGGCTTCGGCCACCTGATCACCGAGTGGGTGCTGTCCTACGAACTCGGCCGGTGCAAGCCGGAGAAGGCCGTGTTCACCCACGCGTGCACGTTGCTCGGCGTGCCCGAGGACCGCGCGCTGATGGTGGGCGACAGCCCGGCCGACGGCGCGGCCGTGGCGGCGGGCCTGCAGACGCTGCTGCTCCCCGCCTCGCCGCCCGGCGCGGTGCACGGCCTGTCGGCGATCCTGGACCTCGTGTCCTGA
- a CDS encoding diacylglycerol kinase family protein → MIAVVANPTAGKGRHAALLPALLDQLGPHELLPPGADALRAAVAGGADAVVAMGGDGTVHAALQAVAGTGVPLGIVPLGTGNDLSAGLGLPGDPRAAVAAILAGRTRAVDLARVDGAHGTSWFGSVLAAGFDALVNERANRMRWPRGPRRYDLAIFAEMARLRPLRYRLVVDGVPEELDSVLLAVGNTVAYGGGMRICPGADPTDGLLDVTLGVAGRLALATLKPKVRTGAHVDHPGVRTLRATTLEIAGPDLHCYADGERIGPLPVTVTCVPGALTLLH, encoded by the coding sequence GTGATCGCCGTCGTCGCCAACCCCACCGCCGGTAAGGGCCGCCATGCCGCCCTGCTGCCGGCCCTCCTCGACCAGCTCGGCCCGCACGAACTGCTGCCGCCGGGAGCCGACGCGCTCCGGGCCGCCGTCGCCGGGGGAGCCGACGCCGTCGTGGCGATGGGCGGGGACGGCACGGTCCACGCCGCGTTGCAGGCGGTGGCCGGCACGGGCGTCCCGCTCGGCATCGTCCCGCTGGGCACCGGCAACGACCTGTCGGCCGGCCTGGGGCTGCCCGGTGACCCCCGGGCCGCCGTGGCCGCGATCCTGGCCGGTCGGACCCGGGCGGTGGACCTGGCCCGGGTGGACGGGGCGCACGGCACGTCCTGGTTCGGGAGCGTCCTGGCCGCCGGGTTCGACGCGCTGGTCAACGAGCGGGCGAACCGGATGCGCTGGCCGAGGGGTCCCCGGCGGTACGACCTCGCCATTTTCGCGGAGATGGCCCGGTTGCGGCCGCTGCGGTACCGGCTCGTGGTCGACGGGGTGCCCGAGGAGTTGGACTCCGTGCTGCTGGCCGTGGGCAACACGGTGGCGTACGGGGGCGGGATGCGGATCTGTCCCGGCGCTGACCCGACCGACGGGTTGCTGGACGTGACCCTCGGGGTGGCCGGCCGGCTCGCGTTGGCCACGTTGAAGCCGAAGGTGCGGACCGGGGCGCACGTCGACCACCCGGGGGTCAGGACCCTGCGGGCCACGACCCTGGAGATCGCCGGCCCGGACCTGCACTGCTACGCCGACGGGGAGCGGATCGGCCCGCTGCCGGTGACCGTCACGTGCGTGCCGGGCGCGCTGACCCTGCTGCACTGA
- the tatC gene encoding twin-arginine translocase subunit TatC, whose amino-acid sequence MPLMEHLRELRNRLFKAFLGIVAGFIAIYALNLHAWILHQLQRPYNDLFPGGNGPDMLQLGVGDVFLLKLKVAMWAGLVISAPVWLYQIWAFVAPGLHKKERRWAYLFVAAATPLFLAGAFLAYMVVGKGLAFLLPAHEEHLTNSLELTRYVSWVTNFMLIFGVAFEFPLLAVMLNFAGLVSAKKMLSWWRTVVFLFFCFSAIATPTPDPFVMSGLAICLSAMYFIAIGIAWLNDRRRKRRTGESDYSNLDDDEAAPLDYRPEPVAEPEPVPEPERIDRRSRFDDSI is encoded by the coding sequence ATGCCGCTCATGGAGCACCTCCGCGAGCTGCGCAACCGCCTGTTCAAGGCGTTCCTGGGGATCGTCGCCGGCTTCATCGCGATCTACGCGCTGAACCTGCACGCCTGGATCCTCCACCAGCTCCAGAGGCCCTACAACGACCTGTTCCCCGGCGGCAACGGTCCCGACATGCTGCAGCTGGGCGTGGGCGACGTGTTCCTGCTCAAGCTCAAGGTCGCCATGTGGGCGGGTCTGGTGATCTCTGCGCCGGTCTGGCTGTACCAGATCTGGGCCTTCGTGGCCCCCGGCCTGCACAAGAAGGAACGCCGCTGGGCGTACCTGTTCGTGGCCGCCGCGACGCCGCTGTTCCTGGCCGGCGCCTTCCTGGCGTACATGGTGGTCGGCAAGGGGCTGGCGTTCCTGCTGCCGGCCCACGAGGAGCACCTGACCAACTCCCTCGAACTCACCCGGTACGTCAGCTGGGTCACCAACTTCATGCTGATCTTCGGGGTGGCGTTCGAGTTCCCGCTGCTGGCGGTGATGCTCAACTTCGCCGGCCTGGTCAGCGCGAAGAAGATGCTGAGCTGGTGGCGGACCGTCGTCTTCCTGTTCTTCTGTTTCTCGGCGATCGCCACCCCCACGCCCGACCCGTTCGTGATGTCGGGTCTGGCGATCTGCCTCAGCGCGATGTATTTCATCGCGATCGGCATCGCGTGGCTCAACGACCGCCGCCGCAAGCGCCGCACCGGCGAGTCCGACTACAGCAACCTCGACGACGACGAGGCCGCGCCGCTGGACTACCGGCCGGAGCCGGTGGCCGAGCCGGAGCCGGTGCCGGAGCCCGAGCGGATCGACCGGCGCAGCAGGTTCGACGACAGCATCTGA
- the tatA gene encoding Sec-independent protein translocase subunit TatA: MGSLQPWHWAVIIIAVVLLFGSKRLPDAARSLGKSMRIIKAETKGLAEDGNAAQAQQPPAAPPAAAPYVQPAPPAAQPPAAPPRDTSI, translated from the coding sequence ATGGGTAGTTTGCAGCCGTGGCACTGGGCTGTGATCATCATTGCGGTGGTCTTGCTCTTCGGGTCCAAGCGGCTCCCCGACGCCGCCCGCTCTCTGGGCAAGTCGATGCGGATCATCAAGGCGGAGACCAAGGGTCTCGCCGAGGACGGCAACGCCGCGCAGGCTCAGCAGCCGCCGGCCGCCCCGCCCGCCGCCGCGCCGTACGTGCAGCCGGCTCCTCCGGCCGCGCAGCCGCCCGCGGCCCCGCCGCGCGACACCAGCATCTAA
- a CDS encoding helix-turn-helix transcriptional regulator produces the protein MTPSADRLGRLLNLVPYLLARPGILIADAAYDLGVTERQLREDLELLWMCGLPGYGPGDLIDMAVDEDSVTITYDAGIDRPLRLTPDEALALHVALRLLAESPGAMDRDVVHRTLAKIEKVAAAEGFAVRMPDQPERVEDLRRAMDRGRALRITYYTARRDASTERVVDPMRLLLADGRTYLEAWCRSACAVRLFRADRIDALTELEEPSAPPEWAVPTDVAHGVFRPTPELPLVTLRIAREARWVTEYYPCESVTPQPDGDWIVTLRAADLGWAHRLILGLGGRASAVAPPELVASIGDEARTALSAYL, from the coding sequence GTGACCCCCTCCGCCGACCGGCTCGGCCGACTCCTCAACCTGGTGCCCTACCTCCTGGCCCGCCCCGGCATCCTGATCGCCGACGCCGCGTACGACCTGGGCGTCACCGAACGCCAGCTCCGCGAGGACCTCGAACTGCTGTGGATGTGCGGCCTGCCCGGGTACGGCCCCGGCGACCTGATCGACATGGCCGTCGACGAGGACAGCGTCACCATCACCTACGACGCCGGCATCGACCGGCCGCTGCGGCTCACCCCGGACGAGGCCCTCGCCCTGCACGTCGCGCTGCGGCTGCTCGCCGAGTCGCCGGGCGCGATGGACCGCGACGTCGTGCACCGCACCCTCGCGAAGATCGAGAAGGTGGCCGCCGCCGAGGGGTTCGCCGTCCGGATGCCGGACCAGCCGGAGCGGGTCGAGGACCTGCGCCGGGCGATGGACCGGGGCCGCGCGCTGCGGATCACCTACTACACGGCCCGCCGGGACGCCTCCACGGAGCGGGTCGTGGACCCGATGCGGCTGCTGCTCGCCGACGGCCGGACGTACCTGGAGGCGTGGTGCCGGTCGGCCTGCGCCGTGCGGCTGTTCCGGGCCGACCGGATCGACGCCCTGACGGAGCTGGAGGAGCCCAGCGCGCCGCCGGAGTGGGCGGTCCCCACCGACGTCGCGCACGGCGTGTTCCGGCCGACCCCCGAGCTGCCCCTGGTGACCCTGCGGATCGCCCGCGAGGCCCGCTGGGTGACCGAGTACTACCCGTGCGAGTCCGTCACCCCCCAGCCCGACGGGGACTGGATCGTGACCCTGCGCGCGGCCGACCTGGGCTGGGCGCACCGCCTGATCCTGGGCCTGGGCGGCCGGGCGAGCGCGGTGGCCCCGCCGGAGCTGGTGGCCTCGATCGGCGACGAGGCGCGCACGGCCCTGTCGGCCTACCTCTAG
- a CDS encoding helix-turn-helix transcriptional regulator, producing the protein MSRTRTERLVNLVICLLSTRRFLTAAQIAQTVPGYEHDPSVTKDHEAFQRKFERDKAELRELGVPLETGTSSVFDAEAGYRIAQRDYALPEVQLEPDEAAAVGIAAKLWRDHGLAAAASSGLTKLRAAGIDVDPHATLGVEPTLGVEPAFEPVTAAVRDRRVITFDYQIPTEDAPRRRRLQPWGAVCWRGRWYVVGHDLDRDATRCFRLSRIVGQVRATGESGAYTTPDGVDLIGQVARFSGGPAPERTGRATVRLATGRAHGIRRRADRLEGDVATLAYADADRLAEFLVGYGSDVLVLDPPEVRDAVIHQLRVLAGLHSPAEVAA; encoded by the coding sequence GTGTCCCGCACCCGCACAGAGCGCCTCGTCAACCTGGTGATCTGTCTGCTGTCGACCCGCCGGTTCCTCACCGCCGCCCAGATCGCGCAGACTGTCCCGGGTTATGAGCACGACCCGTCGGTGACGAAGGACCACGAGGCGTTCCAGCGCAAGTTCGAGCGGGACAAGGCCGAGCTCCGCGAGCTGGGCGTCCCGCTGGAGACCGGCACGTCCAGTGTCTTCGACGCCGAGGCCGGCTACCGGATCGCCCAGCGTGACTACGCCCTCCCCGAGGTCCAGCTCGAACCGGACGAGGCCGCCGCCGTCGGCATCGCCGCCAAGCTGTGGCGCGACCACGGCCTGGCCGCCGCCGCGTCCTCGGGCCTGACGAAGCTGCGCGCGGCCGGCATCGACGTCGACCCGCACGCCACCCTCGGCGTGGAGCCGACCCTGGGCGTCGAGCCGGCGTTCGAGCCGGTCACCGCCGCCGTCCGCGACCGCCGGGTGATCACCTTCGACTACCAGATCCCGACCGAGGACGCCCCGCGCCGCCGCCGGCTCCAGCCGTGGGGCGCGGTGTGCTGGCGCGGCCGGTGGTATGTGGTGGGCCACGACCTCGACCGCGACGCCACCCGGTGCTTCCGGCTGTCCAGGATCGTCGGGCAGGTGCGCGCGACGGGGGAGTCCGGGGCGTACACGACGCCCGACGGGGTGGATCTGATCGGCCAGGTGGCCCGGTTCTCCGGCGGCCCGGCCCCCGAGCGGACCGGTCGGGCGACGGTGCGGCTGGCCACCGGGCGGGCGCACGGGATCCGCCGGCGCGCCGACCGGCTGGAGGGCGACGTGGCCACCCTCGCCTACGCCGACGCCGACCGGCTCGCCGAGTTCCTCGTCGGGTACGGCTCCGACGTGCTGGTCCTCGACCCGCCCGAGGTGCGCGACGCGGTGATCCACCAGCTGCGGGTCCTCGCCGGGCTGCACTCCCCGGCGGAGGTGGCGGCGTGA
- a CDS encoding DUF3866 family protein yields the protein MLRWRSGTVVTVRRSWKGAVELDVTVDRRNPEDPDLVRALAYPAMVGDPVAGDRVLLNTNALSLGLGTGGYALVVALPDRLPPDSDAPGHVMKARYTPQQVTVLAADEEASPFRSVLAEADDIAGLPVVVADLHSALPALLAGILTDSPGARVAYVMTDGGALPAWFSRNLDALAGLLAGVVTVGQSFGGDLEATNTHTGLLAARHALRADVAIVTQGPGNLGTGTPWGFSGVSTGEAVNAAATLGGRPVGSVRLSTADERPRHRGVSHHSLTAYGRVALAPADLVLPRGCDPGYVEQLAPLAGRHRIVQVDPAGLDEALRALPVTLSTMGRGLDAEHDYFLAAACAGRHAATLLP from the coding sequence GTGCTGCGCTGGCGATCCGGAACCGTTGTCACCGTCCGTCGATCCTGGAAGGGCGCCGTCGAGCTGGACGTCACCGTTGACCGGAGAAACCCGGAAGATCCAGATTTGGTACGCGCGCTGGCGTACCCGGCCATGGTCGGTGACCCCGTCGCCGGTGACCGGGTGCTGCTCAACACCAACGCGCTGAGCCTGGGCCTGGGCACCGGGGGGTACGCCCTCGTCGTCGCCCTCCCTGACCGGCTGCCACCCGACTCGGACGCGCCGGGGCACGTGATGAAGGCCCGCTACACCCCCCAGCAGGTCACCGTCCTGGCCGCCGACGAGGAGGCGTCACCTTTTCGTTCGGTTCTCGCCGAGGCCGACGACATCGCGGGGCTCCCGGTGGTCGTCGCCGACCTGCACTCCGCCCTGCCGGCCCTGCTCGCCGGGATCCTCACGGACTCCCCCGGGGCGCGGGTCGCGTACGTCATGACCGACGGGGGCGCGCTGCCCGCCTGGTTCTCCCGCAACCTCGACGCGCTCGCCGGGCTGCTCGCCGGGGTCGTCACCGTCGGCCAGTCCTTCGGCGGGGACCTGGAGGCCACCAACACCCACACCGGCCTGCTCGCCGCCCGGCACGCGCTGCGCGCGGACGTCGCGATCGTGACGCAGGGGCCGGGGAACCTGGGCACCGGCACCCCGTGGGGCTTCTCCGGGGTGTCCACCGGGGAGGCCGTCAACGCCGCGGCGACCCTCGGCGGGCGGCCCGTCGGCTCCGTGCGGCTGTCCACTGCCGACGAACGGCCCCGGCACCGGGGCGTGTCGCACCACAGCCTGACCGCGTACGGCCGGGTCGCCCTCGCGCCCGCCGATCTCGTGCTGCCACGCGGGTGCGACCCCGGGTACGTCGAGCAGCTCGCGCCCCTGGCCGGGCGGCACCGGATCGTGCAGGTGGATCCGGCGGGGCTCGACGAGGCACTGCGGGCGCTGCCGGTGACGTTGTCGACCATGGGCCGCGGCCTCGACGCCGAACACGACTACTTCCTGGCCGCCGCCTGCGCGGGCCGACACGCGGCGACCCTCCTGCCCTGA
- a CDS encoding HAD family hydrolase: MTLIRGILLDLEDTLYPRAQFLDQAWQRVCAVGSTAGLDPARLRPALDRAAAGGSDRPGLIDEAIRSIGADLALVPRLVYAFREYWPTTLVPYPGVDERLDELSARLPLVLVTDGNPAQQRAKIEATGLARHFRAVVCTDEGGGRDFRKPHGSGFRRGLSALACAADATIMIGDRPDKDVAGASSMGIRSVRVRCGEHAGMPDHPATWRTVDSTVDALDVVLGLTVAQV; encoded by the coding sequence GTGACGCTGATCCGGGGCATTCTGCTGGACCTCGAAGACACCCTGTACCCCCGCGCCCAGTTCCTCGACCAGGCCTGGCAGCGGGTCTGCGCCGTGGGCTCCACGGCCGGGCTCGACCCGGCGCGGTTACGCCCGGCCCTCGACCGGGCGGCGGCGGGCGGCAGCGACCGGCCCGGCCTGATCGACGAGGCGATCCGCTCGATCGGCGCGGACCTGGCCCTGGTCCCCCGGCTGGTGTACGCGTTCCGGGAGTACTGGCCGACGACCCTCGTGCCCTATCCAGGCGTCGACGAGCGGCTGGACGAGCTGTCGGCCCGGCTGCCACTGGTGCTCGTCACCGACGGGAACCCCGCCCAGCAGCGGGCCAAGATCGAGGCGACCGGGCTGGCCCGGCACTTCCGGGCCGTGGTGTGCACCGACGAGGGCGGCGGCCGGGACTTCCGCAAGCCGCACGGCTCCGGGTTCCGCCGGGGGTTGTCCGCGCTGGCCTGCGCCGCCGACGCGACGATCATGATCGGGGACCGGCCGGACAAGGACGTGGCGGGCGCCAGCTCGATGGGGATCCGCTCGGTACGGGTCCGGTGCGGCGAGCACGCGGGCATGCCCGACCACCCGGCGACGTGGCGCACCGTGGACAGCACGGTCGACGCCCTCGACGTGGTCCTGGGGCTGACCGTCGCACAGGTGTGA
- the pafA gene encoding Pup--protein ligase: MDRRIFGIETEYGVTCTFHGQRRLSPDEVARYLFRRVVSWGRSSNVFLRNGARLYLDVGSHPEYATPECDSVSELVAHDRAGERILEGLLVDAEKRLHDEGIAGDIYLFKNNTDSAGNSYGCHENYLVSRHGEFGRLADVLIPFLVTRQLICGAGKVLQTPRGAVYCLSQRAEHIWEGVSSATTRSRPIINTRDEPHADAERYRRLHVIVGDSNMNEVTTLLKVGTADIVLRMIEAGVVLRDLTLENPIRAIREVSHDVTGRRPIKLANGKDASALEIQREYYAKAVEFLAKRTDDANLTRVLELWGRVLDSVESGNLAAIEREIDWVAKLRLIERYQNKHDLALSSPRVAQLDLAYHDLRRGRGLHSLLEKRGSVDRVVNELQVFEAKETPPQTTRARLRGEFIRQAQEKRRDFTVDWVHLKLNDQAQRTVLCKDPFRAHDERVDKLIASM; the protein is encoded by the coding sequence ATGGATCGGCGCATCTTCGGAATTGAGACGGAGTACGGGGTCACCTGCACGTTCCACGGACAGCGCAGGCTGTCCCCGGACGAGGTGGCGCGCTACCTGTTCCGCCGTGTGGTGTCGTGGGGGCGTTCGAGTAACGTTTTCCTCCGCAACGGCGCACGGCTCTACCTCGACGTCGGATCCCACCCCGAGTACGCGACACCCGAGTGCGACTCGGTGTCGGAGTTGGTGGCTCACGACCGGGCCGGTGAGCGGATCCTGGAGGGTCTGCTCGTCGACGCGGAGAAGCGGTTGCACGACGAGGGCATCGCCGGCGACATCTACCTCTTCAAGAACAACACCGACTCGGCCGGTAACTCCTACGGCTGCCACGAGAACTACCTCGTCAGCCGGCACGGCGAGTTCGGCCGACTCGCCGACGTCCTGATCCCGTTCCTGGTCACCCGACAGCTGATCTGCGGCGCCGGCAAGGTGCTGCAGACCCCGCGTGGCGCCGTCTACTGCCTGTCGCAGCGCGCCGAGCACATCTGGGAGGGCGTCTCCAGCGCGACGACCCGGTCCCGGCCGATCATCAACACCCGCGACGAGCCGCACGCCGACGCCGAGCGGTACCGGCGGCTGCACGTCATCGTGGGCGACTCCAACATGAACGAGGTGACGACCCTCCTGAAGGTCGGCACCGCTGACATCGTGCTCCGCATGATCGAGGCCGGCGTGGTGCTGCGCGACCTGACCCTGGAGAACCCGATCCGGGCCATCCGCGAGGTGTCGCACGACGTCACGGGCCGCCGCCCGATCAAGCTCGCCAACGGCAAGGACGCGAGCGCGCTGGAGATCCAGCGGGAGTACTACGCGAAGGCCGTCGAGTTCCTCGCCAAGCGCACCGACGACGCTAACCTGACCCGGGTGCTGGAGCTGTGGGGCCGGGTGCTGGACTCGGTGGAGTCCGGCAACCTCGCGGCCATCGAGCGCGAGATCGACTGGGTGGCCAAGCTCAGGCTCATCGAGCGGTACCAGAACAAGCACGACCTCGCCCTGTCCAGCCCCCGGGTCGCCCAGCTCGACCTGGCCTACCACGACCTGCGGCGCGGCCGGGGCCTGCACTCCCTGCTCGAGAAGCGGGGCTCCGTCGACCGGGTGGTCAACGAGCTCCAGGTCTTCGAGGCCAAGGAGACCCCGCCGCAGACCACCCGGGCCCGGCTGCGCGGCGAGTTCATCCGCCAGGCCCAGGAGAAGCGCCGGGACTTCACGGTCGACTGGGTGCACCTCAAGCTCAACGACCAGGCGCAGCGCACCGTGCTGTGCAAGGACCCGTTCCGGGCGCACGACGAGCGGGTCGACAAGCTGATCGCGAGCATGTGA